A single genomic interval of Granulicella tundricola MP5ACTX9 harbors:
- the hemB gene encoding porphobilinogen synthase, with product MTGHVTRMRRMRRTEALRSLVRETHLRPESLIYPLFIVPGEGVRKPISSMPGVFNVSVDEALKDAAECVELGLGGLLLFGLPPEKDEQGSGAWDEQGIMQTALRAIKRESGLKSLVTIADVCLCEYTSHGHCGIVARDGEEYAVENDSSVRLIAKTAASLAEAGADIVAPSDMMDGRVEAIRAALDEGGHQQTPIMSYAAKFASAFYGPFREAADSAPQFGDRKTYQMDGANRREAMREIEQDLLEGADMILMKPAMPYLDVLKEARDRYEVPIGAYQVSGEYSMLVAAFERGWLERERAIIESLLSLRRAGADFIVTYFAKEAGRALG from the coding sequence CGGATGCGAAGGATGCGCCGGACGGAGGCTCTGCGGAGCCTGGTGCGGGAGACGCATCTGCGCCCGGAAAGCTTGATTTACCCGCTGTTCATTGTGCCGGGTGAGGGTGTGCGGAAGCCGATCTCGTCCATGCCGGGGGTGTTCAATGTCTCGGTGGATGAGGCGCTGAAGGATGCGGCGGAGTGCGTGGAACTGGGGTTGGGTGGCTTGCTGCTGTTCGGACTGCCGCCGGAGAAGGATGAGCAGGGCAGCGGGGCGTGGGACGAGCAGGGCATCATGCAGACGGCGCTGCGGGCGATCAAGCGGGAAAGCGGGCTGAAGAGCCTGGTGACGATCGCCGATGTGTGTCTGTGCGAGTACACGTCGCATGGGCATTGCGGGATCGTGGCTCGGGACGGCGAGGAGTATGCGGTGGAGAACGACTCCAGCGTGCGGCTGATTGCGAAGACGGCTGCGTCGCTGGCGGAGGCGGGTGCGGATATCGTCGCGCCCAGCGACATGATGGACGGACGGGTGGAGGCGATCCGCGCGGCGCTGGACGAGGGAGGGCACCAACAGACTCCGATCATGAGCTATGCGGCGAAGTTTGCGAGTGCGTTCTACGGGCCGTTCCGCGAGGCGGCCGATTCCGCGCCTCAGTTTGGGGATCGGAAGACGTACCAGATGGACGGGGCGAACCGGCGGGAGGCGATGCGGGAGATCGAGCAGGACCTGCTGGAGGGTGCGGATATGATCCTGATGAAACCCGCGATGCCATATCTGGATGTGCTGAAAGAAGCACGGGACCGGTACGAAGTCCCAATTGGGGCATATCAGGTTTCAGGGGAATACAGTATGCTGGTCGCTGCATTCGAACGTGGATGGCTCGAGCGAGAACGTGCGATTATCGAGTCTCTCCTTTCACTGCGACGGGCCGGGGCTGATTTCATCGTGACCTACTTCGCGAAAGAAGCGGGGCGGGCACTGGGGTAA
- a CDS encoding Uma2 family endonuclease: MATPVLIPVEQYLSTSYDPDCDYIDGEVQERNRGERPHSLMQLALSAIFYSNRRAWKVLPMPEQRVQTSATRFRIPDVCLIAASDPADPIVHIPPILCVEIISSGQTLRHMQERTDDYLAMGVQQVWVLDPVRREAFIPSPSGVLQPSPDNLNVSGTPIELSWTEILREYDDLAAGR, encoded by the coding sequence ATGGCAACGCCCGTGCTCATCCCCGTAGAGCAGTACCTCTCCACCAGCTACGACCCGGACTGCGACTACATCGACGGAGAGGTTCAGGAAAGAAATAGGGGCGAGCGTCCGCATTCTCTTATGCAACTGGCTCTCTCAGCCATCTTCTACTCCAACCGCCGTGCCTGGAAGGTCCTTCCCATGCCGGAGCAGCGGGTCCAGACCTCCGCCACCCGCTTCCGCATCCCCGATGTTTGCTTGATCGCTGCCAGCGACCCAGCCGACCCCATCGTCCACATCCCACCCATCCTCTGCGTCGAGATAATCTCCTCAGGACAGACCTTGCGCCACATGCAGGAGCGCACGGACGATTACCTCGCTATGGGGGTCCAGCAGGTTTGGGTCCTTGACCCCGTCCGCCGCGAAGCTTTCATCCCAAGCCCATCTGGAGTCTTGCAGCCCTCCCCAGATAACCTCAACGTCAGCGGGACCCCAATCGAGCTCTCCTGGACCGAGATCCTCCGTGAGTACGACGATCTCGCCGCCGGCCGCTAG
- the lpdA gene encoding dihydrolipoyl dehydrogenase encodes MSDTIFDLVVVGGGPAGYTCGIRAAQLGLKVALIEKTDKLGGTCLHWGCIPTKSLLFSAEIWDHLKHAANYGIDNVDAPKLNWDNLIKRKSDITNKHTKGLDFLMKKNKITVFRGHGRLTGPAKDGIHTITVTDEDKASGRGKDAQAEGYTSQKVDEIKAKKVVLSTGSDARMLPGYKADDTILTNMEILTLPAMPKSMVVIGSGAVGVEFASIFKSFGAEVTIIEALPRLVNAEDEEISKELLRLYKKRGFEVFLSAKVEKIDKKDGGAVVTFTDSTGKQQTKTAEKVLVAVGRAPRTYDCGLDKVNIPLDRGFIMTNEWMETTEPGIYAIGDIVGGLPQLAHVGAMCGVVVASKLAGKYARPVNRQRIPGCTYCDPQIGSVGLTEAQAKEKGYQVKVGKFPFVGNSKATILDSHDGFVKVVSDAKYGEVLGVHIIGPQATEIIAECVTALELEATVEEMMFTIHAHPTLSESLLDGFSSVEGMAINV; translated from the coding sequence TTGTCAGATACGATTTTCGATTTAGTGGTGGTTGGCGGCGGACCCGCCGGGTATACCTGCGGCATTCGCGCCGCGCAGCTTGGCCTGAAGGTCGCGCTGATTGAGAAGACGGATAAGCTGGGCGGCACATGCCTGCACTGGGGCTGCATCCCGACGAAATCGCTGCTGTTTTCAGCCGAGATCTGGGATCACCTGAAGCATGCCGCGAACTACGGCATCGACAACGTGGACGCGCCGAAGCTCAACTGGGACAACCTGATCAAGCGTAAGAGCGACATCACGAACAAGCACACCAAGGGGCTTGATTTCCTGATGAAGAAGAACAAGATCACGGTCTTCCGTGGACACGGCCGCCTGACCGGACCGGCCAAGGACGGCATCCACACCATCACCGTGACGGACGAAGATAAGGCCTCCGGACGCGGCAAGGATGCGCAGGCTGAGGGCTATACCAGCCAGAAGGTTGATGAGATCAAGGCGAAGAAGGTGGTGCTCAGCACCGGCTCCGACGCTCGTATGCTGCCAGGCTATAAGGCCGACGACACGATCCTGACCAACATGGAGATCCTGACGCTGCCGGCGATGCCGAAGTCGATGGTGGTGATCGGGTCCGGAGCTGTGGGGGTTGAGTTCGCTTCGATCTTCAAGAGCTTTGGCGCGGAGGTCACGATCATCGAGGCGCTGCCCCGCCTGGTGAATGCCGAAGACGAGGAGATCTCGAAGGAGTTGCTGAGGCTCTACAAGAAGCGCGGCTTTGAGGTCTTCCTCAGCGCGAAGGTGGAGAAGATCGACAAGAAGGACGGCGGTGCGGTGGTCACGTTTACGGACTCGACCGGCAAGCAGCAGACCAAGACGGCGGAGAAGGTGCTGGTGGCTGTGGGACGCGCGCCGCGCACGTATGACTGTGGGCTGGACAAGGTGAACATTCCGCTGGATCGCGGCTTCATCATGACCAACGAGTGGATGGAGACGACGGAGCCGGGGATCTATGCGATCGGCGATATCGTGGGCGGGCTGCCGCAGTTGGCGCACGTCGGCGCGATGTGCGGCGTGGTCGTGGCGAGCAAGCTGGCCGGCAAGTATGCGCGGCCGGTGAATCGTCAGCGGATTCCGGGCTGCACGTACTGCGATCCGCAGATCGGCTCGGTTGGGCTGACGGAGGCGCAGGCCAAGGAGAAGGGCTATCAGGTCAAGGTGGGCAAGTTCCCGTTCGTGGGGAACTCCAAGGCGACGATTCTGGACTCGCACGACGGCTTTGTGAAGGTGGTGTCCGACGCCAAGTACGGCGAGGTACTGGGAGTCCACATCATCGGACCGCAGGCGACGGAGATCATCGCGGAGTGCGTCACGGCGCTAGAGCTTGAGGCGACGGTGGAAGAGATGATGTTCACGATCCACGCGCATCCGACGCTGAGCGAGAGCCTGCTGGACGGCTTCTCGAGCGTTGAGGGTATGGCGATCAACGTCTAA
- the lipB gene encoding lipoyl(octanoyl) transferase LipB, with amino-acid sequence MFFHLLSPGRISYAEGLAMQQRVSAARKAGQVGDTLILLEHPPVLTLGRNSKRENVLATDALLASKGVELHEVNRGGDVTYHGPGQLVGYPIVDLRGDLPGKKGPHLGPVDFVRLLEEVLIRTCGEFRVMTQRVKGRTGVWTLANGSLEERKIAALGVHVSQGVTTHGFALNVTTDLRDFEWIVPCGITDRQVTSLELESPLEPVPTLAEALLCTSRNFGKVFGRQVLAANSLEALLADGAASHLAETAGVP; translated from the coding sequence ATGTTCTTTCACCTGCTCTCACCTGGACGAATCTCCTATGCGGAAGGGCTGGCCATGCAGCAGCGGGTCTCCGCGGCGCGCAAGGCGGGTCAGGTGGGCGATACGCTGATCCTGCTGGAGCATCCTCCGGTGCTGACGCTGGGGCGCAACTCGAAACGGGAGAATGTGCTGGCTACGGATGCGCTGCTCGCCAGCAAGGGCGTGGAGCTGCATGAGGTGAACCGCGGCGGCGATGTGACGTATCACGGGCCGGGACAGCTGGTGGGGTATCCCATCGTCGATCTGCGCGGCGACCTGCCGGGCAAGAAAGGACCGCACCTGGGGCCGGTGGACTTCGTGCGGCTGCTGGAGGAGGTGCTGATCCGCACCTGCGGGGAGTTCCGGGTGATGACGCAGCGGGTCAAGGGCAGGACGGGTGTCTGGACGCTGGCCAACGGCAGCCTGGAGGAGCGCAAGATTGCGGCGCTGGGGGTGCATGTCTCGCAGGGCGTGACCACGCACGGCTTTGCGCTGAATGTGACGACGGATCTGCGGGACTTCGAGTGGATTGTGCCGTGCGGCATTACGGACCGGCAGGTGACCAGCCTGGAGCTGGAATCGCCGCTGGAGCCTGTGCCTACGCTCGCCGAGGCGCTGCTGTGTACCTCGCGCAACTTCGGCAAGGTCTTTGGGCGGCAGGTTCTTGCGGCGAACTCGCTTGAGGCGTTGCTGGCGGACGGCGCGGCATCGCATCTGGCTGAGACGGCAGGCGTTCCATAA
- a CDS encoding 2-oxo acid dehydrogenase subunit E2: MPTEVVMPQMGESITEGTLTKWLKKPGDPVERNEPLFEISTDKVDAEIPSPAAGIMGEIKTPEGSTVQINTVVCTINEAGSAAAAAPAPADLKADSATPAAEATAAQEAAIPAPEPETEVSGGTEVAMPQMGESITEGTITKWLKNIGDTVARDEPIFEISTDKVDAEIPSPVAGTLTEIRVKEGATVTVNTIVAVIGGAAGSKPKAAAPAAVAPAAPAAVAAAPTQASQGETPRSSPLVRKIAGDNNIDLQQVSGSGSAGRITKADIMGHLDKPASTAAATPTTVQPSVSAVQSAPATTAPAKAAAPTQQLGELVPMTKMRSIIAKRMVESKQTSPHVHTVFKVDMTRIVKLREREKNKYEQRNGTKLTYMPFITRAAVQALKKHPVVNAAIQGDAIFYNKNIAIGIAVALEWGLIVPVIKGCEEKNFLGVARSIVDLAERARTKKLAPDEVSGGTFTITNAGIFGEQFGTPIINQPQAAILGVGGLNKEALVLTDKDGQDTIAIRNVQRFTLGFDHRIVDGADAGKFMSDFKAYLENWAEDIG; the protein is encoded by the coding sequence ATGCCGACCGAAGTAGTCATGCCCCAGATGGGCGAATCCATTACCGAAGGCACGCTCACGAAATGGCTCAAGAAGCCGGGCGACCCCGTCGAGCGTAACGAGCCGTTGTTCGAGATCTCGACCGACAAGGTTGACGCTGAGATTCCTTCGCCCGCCGCGGGCATCATGGGTGAGATCAAGACGCCCGAGGGCTCGACCGTACAGATCAACACGGTTGTCTGCACGATCAATGAGGCTGGCTCTGCTGCTGCCGCCGCACCCGCACCGGCTGACTTGAAGGCTGACTCTGCCACTCCCGCTGCCGAAGCGACCGCCGCCCAGGAGGCTGCGATTCCTGCTCCAGAGCCCGAAACTGAAGTCAGCGGCGGTACCGAAGTCGCCATGCCGCAGATGGGCGAGTCCATCACCGAAGGCACGATCACCAAGTGGCTCAAGAATATTGGCGATACCGTCGCGCGTGACGAGCCGATCTTTGAGATTTCGACGGATAAGGTTGACGCTGAGATTCCGTCGCCCGTCGCCGGCACGTTGACTGAGATCCGGGTCAAGGAAGGCGCTACCGTCACCGTCAACACCATCGTTGCGGTGATCGGCGGAGCGGCGGGCAGCAAGCCCAAGGCTGCCGCGCCTGCCGCCGTTGCCCCAGCGGCACCCGCTGCTGTTGCTGCCGCACCCACGCAGGCTTCGCAGGGCGAGACGCCTCGCTCCTCGCCGCTGGTCCGCAAGATTGCGGGTGATAACAACATCGATCTGCAGCAGGTCTCCGGAAGCGGTTCCGCCGGGCGCATCACCAAGGCCGACATCATGGGCCATCTGGACAAGCCTGCCTCGACCGCTGCTGCTACTCCGACGACGGTGCAGCCTTCAGTCTCGGCCGTGCAGTCTGCGCCTGCGACGACCGCTCCGGCCAAGGCCGCGGCACCCACGCAGCAGTTGGGCGAGCTGGTTCCGATGACCAAGATGCGCTCCATCATTGCCAAGCGCATGGTGGAATCCAAGCAGACCAGCCCGCACGTTCACACCGTCTTCAAGGTGGACATGACGCGCATCGTCAAGCTGCGTGAGCGCGAGAAGAACAAGTACGAGCAGCGCAACGGCACCAAGCTGACCTACATGCCGTTCATCACGCGCGCGGCTGTGCAGGCTCTGAAGAAGCACCCCGTGGTCAACGCCGCCATCCAGGGCGATGCCATTTTCTACAACAAGAACATCGCCATCGGAATCGCGGTTGCGCTGGAGTGGGGCCTGATCGTCCCGGTCATCAAGGGCTGCGAGGAGAAGAACTTCCTGGGCGTGGCACGGTCGATCGTTGACCTGGCCGAGCGTGCGCGGACCAAGAAGCTTGCTCCGGACGAAGTCTCCGGCGGCACCTTTACGATCACCAACGCGGGGATCTTCGGCGAGCAGTTCGGCACGCCGATCATCAACCAGCCCCAGGCGGCCATCCTCGGCGTCGGCGGCCTGAACAAGGAAGCCCTGGTGCTGACGGATAAGGATGGGCAGGACACCATCGCCATCCGCAACGTGCAGCGCTTCACGCTGGGCTTCGATCACCGCATCGTGGACGGCGCGGACGCAGGCAAGTTCATGAGCGACTTCAAGGCGTATCTCGAGAACTGGGCTGAAGACATCGGCTAA
- the purK gene encoding 5-(carboxyamino)imidazole ribonucleotide synthase: protein MKAGTPLLPGATIGIFGGGQLGRMMAMAARGMGYRILVLDPDPGCPARFIVDGCIEAGWDDSRGAAMLARGCDVVTLEIEQIGERSMASAATFCPVRPGGAMLAIIQDRIEQKNWLTKHGFPVGEFRAVRSLDETRAAIAELGRCFCKSATGGYDGRGQGKVGFSAEPVTEADVLGAWEALGEGPGVVEKAVHLEREISVMVARSPRGEVKVYPAAWNHHENQILDWSVIPAPIPPSMEAEAREIAYEIADTFQLEGLLAVEMFITQDGELLINELAPRPHNSYHESERACVTSQFEQAIRAVCDLPLGDVEVVQPAAIANLLGDLWLNPDGSAREVCFDKALAVPGVALHLYEKLKPRKGRKMGHLSAIGATAEQAIERVLRAKAAL from the coding sequence ATGAAGGCTGGAACGCCCCTGCTGCCGGGCGCGACGATCGGGATCTTTGGCGGCGGACAACTGGGCCGCATGATGGCGATGGCCGCACGCGGCATGGGCTATCGCATCCTGGTGCTGGACCCCGACCCAGGCTGTCCGGCGCGGTTCATCGTCGACGGCTGCATTGAGGCCGGATGGGACGACAGCCGGGGCGCGGCGATGCTGGCGCGCGGCTGCGACGTCGTCACGCTCGAGATCGAGCAGATCGGCGAGCGCAGCATGGCCTCTGCCGCGACCTTCTGCCCGGTGCGTCCGGGTGGCGCGATGCTCGCCATCATCCAGGACCGGATCGAGCAGAAGAACTGGCTGACCAAACATGGTTTCCCCGTAGGCGAATTCCGCGCGGTGCGGTCGCTCGATGAAACGCGCGCGGCGATCGCAGAGCTGGGCCGCTGCTTCTGCAAGAGCGCAACCGGCGGCTACGACGGGCGCGGGCAAGGCAAGGTCGGCTTCAGCGCAGAGCCGGTCACCGAGGCGGACGTGCTCGGGGCATGGGAGGCTCTGGGCGAAGGGCCGGGAGTCGTAGAGAAGGCCGTCCACCTGGAGCGCGAGATCAGCGTCATGGTCGCCCGCAGTCCGCGGGGCGAGGTGAAGGTCTATCCCGCCGCCTGGAACCACCATGAAAACCAGATCCTGGACTGGAGCGTGATCCCCGCGCCGATTCCTCCATCCATGGAGGCCGAGGCGCGTGAGATCGCATACGAGATCGCCGATACCTTCCAGCTCGAAGGCCTGCTGGCCGTGGAGATGTTCATCACGCAGGATGGCGAGCTGCTGATCAACGAGCTCGCCCCGCGTCCGCACAACAGCTATCACGAGAGTGAACGCGCCTGCGTGACCAGCCAGTTCGAGCAGGCCATCCGCGCCGTCTGCGACCTGCCCCTGGGTGATGTCGAGGTCGTCCAGCCTGCGGCAATCGCCAATTTGCTGGGCGATCTATGGCTCAATCCCGACGGTTCAGCGCGCGAGGTCTGCTTCGATAAAGCGCTAGCCGTACCGGGCGTGGCGCTGCATCTGTACGAGAAGCTGAAGCCGCGCAAGGGCCGGAAGATGGGCCATTTAAGCGCAATCGGCGCAACAGCGGAGCAGGCCATCGAGCGCGTGCTGCGGGCGAAGGCTGCGCTCTAG